The DNA sequence CCGCGACTTCATCACGAAGGTCCGGCTGGCAGGGCTGTGGGAGCTGCCCGCCGGTGAGCAGGCGCAGCGGAAGGGCACCACCCCGGCCGTACGGACCGCCGGCCGGCACCTCATCGAGGGGCACACGTTCCTCGACGAGCGGGTACGTGACGTCGCCGCCAAGCTCAGCCTCGCGCTGCCGAACGAGCCCACCGAGCAGCAGCAGGAGTGGCTGGACACCCTGAGCGCGGCCCAGAGCGTCGAGTACGACCGACAGTTCGCGAACATCCTGCGCCTGGCGCACGGCAAGGTGTTCTCCGTCGTGGCGCAGGTGCGGGCCAGTACGCGCAACTCCCTCGTCCGCAAGCTCGCCGACGACGCCAACACCACGGTGCTGGACCACATCACGGTCCTGGAGGCGACCGGCTACGTCGACTACGACGCCGTGGCCCGGGACATGGTCGCCGACAGCACCCCTCCGCCGACGCCCTCCCCCGCCCCGCCCGGGCCGACCGAGGACCCCGCTCCGGCCGTCCCGATGAGCCCGCCCCCGTCGCCGTCACCCAAGTACACCCTGCCGCCGGCCGCGACCAGCCCTCGCCCGCAGGGGTCCTGACGCCCTCGACGCCCTATCCGGAACGTCACATCCCGGCAACTCTCGGTCCGTATTGTGAATAAGGCATGGCGTTTCACTGGGCCTTTGGCATAGAAACGCGGCATGTTCTGGGTCCTTCTCCTCCTGCTGGCCTGGGCCGTCGCCGGCACTGCCTGCACGCGCCTGTGCCTGGCCGCCGTACACGCCGCGGCCTCGGACGCGACAGAGGCGACCGCGGGCCGGGGACACGATCTGACGCTGTACGAGGCCGCTTTCCTGTCCGGCGGCCCGCGACGGGTCGCCGATCTGACCCTCGTCTCCATGGCGCGGCAGCGGCGCCTGCTGCTCGCGCACACCGGCTGGGCGACGGTCGTCGATCCGCGCGGCCGGGACGAGATGGAGCGCTCGGTGATAGGGGCCATCGGGCCGCAGGGCCAGTCCCGCATCGAGCCGGTGCGGGACGCCGCAGCCGCGGCCGAGGCGGTCGGCAGCCTCGCCGACCGTCTGGTCAGCGCGGGCCTCGCCGTACCCGACGGGGAGCGCACCGGGATCGCGGCCGCGATCCGGCAGGTGCAACTCGCCGCGGCCGCCGTACTGGCGTTGGGCGCGGTCGCGCTGCTGGCGCCGGCCCAGTCGGACGTGCCGGCCCACCTGGTCGCGCTCTGGTTCGCGCTCCCCTTCGTGCTCACCCTGAGCTGTCTCGCCATCGCCCGGATCGAGATCCACCCGTACGCGCAGTGGGCCTCCCCGGCCGGGCAGCGGCTGCTGAGCACCCTGGTCCGGAGCTCTGGGGCCGGGGACGACCGTACGTACCTCACCTCCGTCGCGATAAGGGGCGTACGCGCGATCGGCGAGCCGGACCTGCGTGCGGCCTTCGCGCACCGCGAGCCGCACCACCACGCGTTCCACCGGCAGGACTGACAGCTACGACTGACAGCCCGTCGGCTCGGTGACGCATAGGGGGCATTGAGGCCGACACCGGCAGGGTGGTGCTTGCCTTCATCAACAGACGAACGAAATATCCCTTTTGTTGCTGCCGTGCACCGAAGGGATACGCCATGAGAGCTGCCGCCCTCTACTCGGTCGCCGGGGCTCTGCTCCTGACGACCCTCTCCGCCGCTCCGGCCGGCAGCACCGGGGCCGCCCCGGGCACGGTCGAGCAGCACGGCACGACCGTGGCCGCCGCGCGCGCCGAGGCCGCCGGCATCACCTTCGGCGAATGCTCCAAGGGGCAGGGCCTGCCGGGCAAGATGCAGTGCGGCACGGTGTCCGTCCCGCTCGACTACGCCCGCCCCGACGGCAAACAGATCAAGCTCGCCGTCAGCCGGGTGCGGGCCACGCACAAGGACCCGCACAACAGCAAGCGCCGGGTGCCCGGGCAGGGCGCCCTGGTCTACAACCCGGGCGGGCCGGGTGCCTCCGGGCTGCACTTCCCGCTGATCGGCCTGCTGCCCGCGTGGAAGCGGCTGGCGGCAGCGTACGACCTGGTCGGCTACGCCCCGCGCGGGGTGTCGCCGTCCGCGCCGCTGTCCTGCCAGGACCCCAAGCAGTCCGTCAAGGGGCCGGTGCAGGCGCCGACGCACCCCTCGGAGGAGTACAAGAAGGAGCGCATCGCCCGGGCGAAGGCGTACGCACTTGGCTGCGCGCAGCGCACGGGCACCGCCCTGCAGCACTACAACTCCCTGAACAACGCCCGTGACCTGGACGTCCTGCGGGCCGCACTGGGCGAGTCGAAGCTGACCTTCATGGGGGCGTCGTACGGCACCTACTTCGGCGCGGTGTACGCGACGCTCTTCCCCTCGCACGTACGGCGGATGGTGTTCGACTCGGCAGTGAACCCGGACCCGGCGCAGATCTGGTACCGCAGCAACCTCGCCCAGTCGGCCGCGTTCGAGGAGCGGTGGGCGGACTTCCGGGAGTGGGTCGCCGAGCACGACGACGTGTACGGCCTCGGCGCCACGTCCGACGAGGTGCTGCGCAGCTACCAGAAGGTACGGGCGCGGCTGGCCGAGGAGCCGGCGGGCGGGAAGGTCGGGACCGGCCAGCTGCAGGAGGCGTTCCTGCAGGCCGGGTACTACGACGACTACTGGCCGTCACGCGCGAAGGCGCTGTCGGCGTATGTGAAGGGCGACCCGAAGCCGCTGGTCGAGCTGGCCGCGCCGGCGAAGGAGGCGGCGGCCGAGGACGAGAACTCGAGCGCGGTCTACACGGCCGTGGAGTGCAACGACGCGCCCTGGCCGACGGACTGGGCGGTCTGGGACCGGGACAACACGCGGCTCGCGCGCGTGGCGCCGTTCGAGACCTGGGACAACGCGTGGATGAACCTGCCGTGCGCCTACTGGCAGGCGCCCCGCCAGGAGCCGCTGGATGTGCGGACCGGGCGGGGTGAGTTGCCGCCGATCCTGATCCTGGCCGCCGAGCGGGACGCCGCCACGCCGTACGACGGGGCGCTGGAGATGAACCGGCGGCTGTCGGGCTCGGTACTGGTGACCGAGCGGGACGCCGGCACGCACGGCATCGCGTACGGCCCGAACGCGTGCGTCAACGGTCACGTCGACGCCTACCTGCTGGAGGGCCGCCTCCCGGCCCGGCGTGCGGCGTGCGAGGGGCACCCCGAGCCCAAGCCGGAGCGCCCGGGCGAGAGCAAGGCGAAGAAGCTGAGGCAGCACACCGCGACGAAGCCGGGCGGCCGGCCTCAGCAGGCCACCGCCCGGCTCCCGCACTGATCAGGCGAGCCCGGCCACCAGTTCGGCCACGCTCTTGCGACGGCCCGTGTAGAACGGCACCTCTTCGCGGACGTGCATGCGGGCCTCCGAGGCGCGCAGGTGGCGCATGAGGTCGACGATGCGGTACAACTCGTCGGCCTCGAAGGCCAGGATCCACTCGTAGTCGCCGAGCGAGAACGAGGCGACGGTGTTGGC is a window from the Streptomyces sp. NBC_00299 genome containing:
- a CDS encoding TIGR04222 domain-containing membrane protein, producing MFWVLLLLLAWAVAGTACTRLCLAAVHAAASDATEATAGRGHDLTLYEAAFLSGGPRRVADLTLVSMARQRRLLLAHTGWATVVDPRGRDEMERSVIGAIGPQGQSRIEPVRDAAAAAEAVGSLADRLVSAGLAVPDGERTGIAAAIRQVQLAAAAVLALGAVALLAPAQSDVPAHLVALWFALPFVLTLSCLAIARIEIHPYAQWASPAGQRLLSTLVRSSGAGDDRTYLTSVAIRGVRAIGEPDLRAAFAHREPHHHAFHRQD
- a CDS encoding alpha/beta hydrolase, which gives rise to MRAAALYSVAGALLLTTLSAAPAGSTGAAPGTVEQHGTTVAAARAEAAGITFGECSKGQGLPGKMQCGTVSVPLDYARPDGKQIKLAVSRVRATHKDPHNSKRRVPGQGALVYNPGGPGASGLHFPLIGLLPAWKRLAAAYDLVGYAPRGVSPSAPLSCQDPKQSVKGPVQAPTHPSEEYKKERIARAKAYALGCAQRTGTALQHYNSLNNARDLDVLRAALGESKLTFMGASYGTYFGAVYATLFPSHVRRMVFDSAVNPDPAQIWYRSNLAQSAAFEERWADFREWVAEHDDVYGLGATSDEVLRSYQKVRARLAEEPAGGKVGTGQLQEAFLQAGYYDDYWPSRAKALSAYVKGDPKPLVELAAPAKEAAAEDENSSAVYTAVECNDAPWPTDWAVWDRDNTRLARVAPFETWDNAWMNLPCAYWQAPRQEPLDVRTGRGELPPILILAAERDAATPYDGALEMNRRLSGSVLVTERDAGTHGIAYGPNACVNGHVDAYLLEGRLPARRAACEGHPEPKPERPGESKAKKLRQHTATKPGGRPQQATARLPH
- a CDS encoding DUF4142 domain-containing protein, giving the protein MRSQPRVNGRGIFSGTGLIITGLTATLLAMVFPIWSYADRSGTGLDVLNAETVSTGYGPLSALDRDFITKVRLAGLWELPAGEQAQRKGTTPAVRTAGRHLIEGHTFLDERVRDVAAKLSLALPNEPTEQQQEWLDTLSAAQSVEYDRQFANILRLAHGKVFSVVAQVRASTRNSLVRKLADDANTTVLDHITVLEATGYVDYDAVARDMVADSTPPPTPSPAPPGPTEDPAPAVPMSPPPSPSPKYTLPPAATSPRPQGS